The Streptomyces camelliae genome window below encodes:
- a CDS encoding SDR family oxidoreductase codes for MRVFVTGASGHIASAVIPELVQAGHQAVGLARSDASAAAVQDLGAEVVRGDLDDLDVLRKAAADADGVVHLGFKHDAIASGRFADAVADDLAVVRVFGEALAGTGKALIGIGLTPTGDPRRDAAVHANPRTAVAQEIAGLAERGVRTVLVAVPPVTHSSRDRNGFIPKLIGIARATGVSGFVGDGANRWPAGHTLDVGRLFRLAVEKAPAGSQLHAATEEGVQVREIAEAIGRHLGVPAVSIPAERAAEHFTGFPFAALDLTMSNAATRQLLGWEPVHPGLIADLDNGHYFARN; via the coding sequence ATGCGTGTCTTCGTCACCGGCGCCAGCGGGCACATCGCCTCCGCGGTCATCCCCGAGCTCGTCCAGGCCGGACACCAGGCCGTGGGCCTCGCACGGTCCGACGCCTCCGCCGCCGCCGTCCAGGACCTGGGCGCCGAGGTGGTCCGCGGTGACCTCGACGACCTGGACGTCCTGCGCAAGGCCGCGGCCGACGCGGACGGAGTCGTCCACCTCGGCTTCAAGCACGACGCCATCGCCTCCGGGCGCTTTGCCGACGCCGTGGCCGACGACTTGGCGGTGGTGCGCGTCTTCGGCGAGGCCCTGGCCGGCACGGGCAAGGCCCTCATCGGCATTGGCCTGACGCCCACCGGCGACCCGCGGCGGGACGCGGCCGTCCACGCCAACCCCCGTACCGCCGTCGCTCAGGAGATCGCCGGACTCGCCGAGCGCGGCGTGCGGACCGTGCTCGTCGCCGTCCCGCCGGTCACGCACAGCTCGCGTGACCGGAACGGCTTCATCCCGAAGCTGATCGGCATCGCCCGCGCCACGGGCGTGTCCGGTTTCGTCGGCGACGGCGCCAACCGTTGGCCCGCCGGCCACACGCTCGACGTGGGCCGGCTCTTCCGCCTCGCGGTGGAGAAGGCCCCGGCCGGCTCGCAGCTGCACGCCGCGACCGAGGAGGGTGTCCAGGTGCGCGAGATCGCCGAGGCCATCGGCCGGCACCTCGGCGTCCCGGCCGTCAGCATCCCGGCCGAGAGGGCGGCGGAGCACTTCACGGGATTCCCGTTCGCGGCACTCGACCTCACGATGTCCAACGCGGCCACCCGGCAACTGCTCGGCTGGGAGCCGGTCCACCCCGGCCTGATCGCCGACCTCGACAACGGCCACTACTTCGCCCGGAACTGA
- a CDS encoding DJ-1/PfpI family protein: MTESSTPQHETPVKTIAFVQYPGLTPLDIVGPLQVFSLLAQLAPGYATVVVGERIEPMATDTPLSLVPSHTFDTMPDPHVLIVPGGSVPTVAAMADEKLLDRLRTAAARSQITGSVCTGSLLLGAAGLLEGRQANTHWMYRSLLAKFGAIPVNERWVKDGNVITAAGVSAGIDMALHLVGELAGQDVARKVQLFVEYDPEPPFGPIDWEAADPAQYAPRLRQRLHQALTDHPALLARLTA, translated from the coding sequence ATGACCGAATCCTCGACGCCCCAGCACGAAACCCCCGTGAAGACCATCGCCTTTGTCCAGTACCCGGGCCTCACCCCGCTCGACATCGTCGGCCCGCTGCAGGTCTTCAGCCTGCTGGCCCAGCTCGCCCCCGGTTATGCCACGGTCGTGGTCGGCGAGCGGATCGAACCGATGGCCACCGACACCCCGCTGTCCCTGGTGCCCAGCCACACCTTCGACACCATGCCCGATCCGCACGTGCTCATCGTGCCCGGCGGCTCGGTCCCCACTGTCGCCGCGATGGCCGACGAGAAGCTGCTGGACAGGCTGCGCACCGCGGCCGCGCGGTCGCAGATCACCGGCTCCGTGTGCACCGGCTCCCTGCTGCTCGGCGCAGCCGGACTCCTGGAAGGACGCCAGGCCAACACGCACTGGATGTACCGCAGCCTGCTCGCCAAGTTCGGGGCGATCCCCGTGAACGAGCGCTGGGTCAAGGACGGGAACGTCATCACCGCCGCCGGAGTGTCGGCCGGTATCGACATGGCCCTCCACCTGGTCGGCGAACTCGCCGGCCAGGATGTCGCGCGCAAGGTCCAGTTGTTCGTCGAGTACGACCCCGAGCCCCCCTTCGGTCCGATCGACTGGGAGGCCGCCGACCCCGCCCAGTACGCGCCCCGTCTTCGGCAGCGTCTTCATCAGGCCCTCACTGACCATCCCGCGCTCCTGGCACGTCTGACCGCTTGA
- a CDS encoding GlxA family transcriptional regulator, which translates to MVIAAYDDAELLEISCVTSVLDTANRQGASPPYEARLATPEGRPVRCASGLVLASQAALEKIRGPADSLIIVGGRGHRAAAGNARFVEHVRRLAKVSRRVASVCTGASVLAEAGLLDGRRATTHWSIAGELAARHPEIDVDPAPLYIRDGRISTAAGVTSALDLTLAFVEEDHGPALARSVARMMVTYLQRPGNQAQISMFVAAPVPGHRTVQQVVEHITAALDHDLGVPALAERAGVSERHLTRLFLDHLGQTPARFVRTARTEAASHLLVSSELPLSAVARRCGFRSTETLRQAFLDRYGTTPSQHRAIHGSTS; encoded by the coding sequence ATGGTCATCGCGGCGTACGACGACGCCGAGCTCCTTGAGATCAGCTGCGTGACCAGCGTCCTCGACACGGCCAACCGGCAGGGCGCGAGCCCGCCCTACGAGGCCCGTCTGGCCACGCCCGAGGGCCGTCCGGTGCGCTGCGCTTCCGGGCTGGTGCTGGCGAGTCAGGCGGCCCTGGAGAAGATCCGGGGGCCGGCGGACAGCCTGATCATCGTAGGCGGGCGCGGTCACCGGGCCGCGGCTGGCAACGCCCGGTTCGTCGAACATGTGCGGCGCCTGGCGAAGGTCAGCCGACGGGTGGCGTCGGTGTGCACGGGGGCAAGTGTGCTGGCGGAGGCGGGGCTGCTGGATGGTCGGCGGGCGACCACCCACTGGTCCATCGCCGGCGAACTGGCCGCCCGGCACCCGGAGATCGACGTGGATCCCGCCCCGCTGTACATCCGCGACGGCCGGATCAGCACAGCCGCCGGCGTCACCAGCGCCCTTGACCTCACCCTCGCGTTCGTCGAGGAGGACCACGGGCCGGCGCTGGCCCGCTCGGTCGCCCGCATGATGGTGACCTACCTCCAGCGTCCCGGAAACCAGGCACAGATCAGCATGTTCGTCGCGGCGCCCGTGCCCGGGCACCGCACCGTCCAGCAGGTCGTCGAGCACATCACCGCCGCGCTGGACCATGACCTGGGCGTACCCGCACTCGCCGAGCGGGCCGGAGTGAGCGAGCGCCACCTGACAAGGCTCTTCCTCGACCACCTCGGGCAAACGCCCGCTCGCTTCGTCCGGACCGCGCGCACCGAGGCGGCATCCCACCTCCTGGTCAGCTCGGAACTGCCGCTCTCCGCCGTTGCCCGGCGGTGCGGCTTTCGCTCCACCGAGACCCTGCGGCAGGCGTTCCTGGACCGGTACGGCACGACACCCAGCCAGCACCGGGCCATCCACGGCAGCACATCCTGA
- a CDS encoding helix-turn-helix domain-containing protein, which translates to MDREPNLLGEYLRARRELVTPEQAGIPVLGQRRVPGLRREEVAMLAGISAEYYLRLEQGRDRNPSVQVLQAIARVLHLDDDTYLLSLVDGRPRRRNRRPRREVVPPSTARLVETLDLPAFVEGRYLDVLVANPLATAFSPRLTTGRNRLRDLFLDQAEAAMFPAWEQTTAGLVASFRNSVGTDADDPRVIELVGELSVASPHFRQLWARHDAGNRRTTASITFAHPQLGAITLDREKLLVNGTDGIMLVIYHPEPGSESADKLSLLASASLQSATPGATRATSDSAWLSRPPAAGSSD; encoded by the coding sequence ATGGACAGGGAGCCGAACCTGCTGGGCGAGTACCTTCGTGCACGCCGCGAACTTGTCACCCCCGAGCAGGCCGGAATCCCGGTCCTTGGTCAACGGCGCGTCCCGGGCCTGCGCCGGGAGGAGGTCGCCATGCTCGCGGGCATCAGCGCCGAGTACTACCTGCGTCTCGAACAGGGCCGCGACCGCAACCCCTCGGTCCAGGTGCTGCAGGCCATCGCGCGGGTGTTGCACTTGGATGACGACACCTATCTCCTCAGCCTCGTGGACGGCAGACCGCGACGCAGGAATCGACGCCCGCGGCGCGAAGTCGTGCCGCCCAGCACGGCCCGCCTGGTCGAGACCCTCGACCTGCCGGCGTTCGTCGAGGGCCGCTACCTCGACGTACTGGTCGCAAACCCGCTGGCTACCGCCTTCTCGCCCCGTCTGACGACAGGACGCAACCGGCTCAGGGACCTCTTCCTCGACCAGGCCGAGGCGGCGATGTTCCCCGCATGGGAACAAACCACCGCCGGTCTGGTTGCGAGCTTCCGCAACTCGGTCGGCACCGATGCCGATGACCCACGCGTGATCGAGCTGGTCGGGGAGCTCTCAGTAGCCAGCCCGCACTTCCGCCAGCTATGGGCCCGCCACGATGCCGGGAACCGGCGCACCACCGCTAGCATCACCTTCGCTCATCCCCAGCTCGGCGCTATCACCCTGGACCGCGAGAAACTGCTGGTCAACGGGACCGACGGCATCATGCTCGTCATCTACCACCCGGAGCCCGGCTCCGAAAGCGCCGACAAGCTCAGCCTCCTCGCTTCAGCGTCGCTGCAGTCCGCCACGCCCGGAGCGACCCGGGCCACGTCTGATTCAGCCTGGCTCAGTCGACCACCTGCCGCCGGCAGCAGCGACTGA
- a CDS encoding NAD-dependent epimerase/dehydratase family protein, producing MAGQLRWQGVREMSQQHILVTGGSGFIGGHVVLEALARGHQVRSTVRSLDREKAVRASLSEAGMTVGDRLEFVAADLTREEGWPQALDGIDRVIHVASPVMPGHVENEEEVIAPAREGTLRVLRAARDANVARVVLTSAFHAVAWGHPHDDRVFTEEDWTVLDGPGTDAYGRSKTLAERAAWDFVAEDGGEMELTTLLPVAVMGPVLSAEVSGANRVVQRLLTGQMPGLLNLYYPVVDVRDIAAAHVTAATAPGAAGQRLLLGSSPALKMAEIADMLRTHLDQAAARVPTEGIPDETVRASAATNPALRSAVHDLGYARRFSTDKARDILGWKPRRSLNAVVAAGQSMVDQGLVMA from the coding sequence GTGGCCGGGCAGCTTCGATGGCAAGGAGTGCGTGAGATGTCCCAACAACACATCCTGGTGACCGGGGGCTCAGGTTTCATCGGCGGGCATGTCGTGCTTGAGGCCCTGGCCCGGGGGCATCAGGTGCGGTCCACCGTCCGGTCCCTGGACCGGGAGAAGGCAGTGCGCGCCTCTCTGAGTGAGGCTGGTATGACAGTCGGTGACCGTCTTGAGTTCGTCGCCGCTGATCTGACACGTGAGGAGGGCTGGCCCCAGGCTCTCGACGGTATCGACCGTGTCATCCACGTGGCCTCACCGGTCATGCCAGGACACGTCGAGAACGAGGAAGAGGTCATCGCCCCCGCTCGCGAGGGCACGTTGCGGGTGCTGCGGGCGGCACGCGACGCGAACGTGGCACGTGTGGTCCTCACCTCGGCGTTCCATGCGGTCGCCTGGGGGCACCCGCACGACGACCGCGTCTTCACGGAGGAGGACTGGACCGTCCTGGACGGCCCCGGTACCGACGCTTACGGGCGCAGCAAGACGCTCGCCGAGCGTGCGGCCTGGGACTTCGTCGCCGAGGACGGCGGCGAAATGGAGTTGACCACACTGCTCCCGGTCGCCGTGATGGGCCCTGTGCTGAGTGCGGAGGTTTCCGGAGCCAACCGCGTTGTCCAGCGACTCCTCACCGGGCAGATGCCCGGACTGTTGAACCTGTACTACCCCGTGGTCGACGTGCGCGACATCGCTGCAGCTCACGTCACCGCCGCAACCGCGCCCGGGGCCGCCGGGCAGCGGCTCCTCCTGGGCAGCAGCCCCGCGCTGAAAATGGCTGAGATCGCCGACATGCTGCGAACCCATCTCGACCAGGCCGCAGCTCGCGTTCCCACCGAGGGCATCCCCGATGAGACCGTGCGGGCCAGCGCCGCCACCAACCCTGCGCTGCGCTCGGCCGTTCACGACCTGGGCTATGCCCGCCGCTTCTCCACCGACAAGGCGCGCGACATCCTGGGGTGGAAGCCCCGCCGAAGCCTCAACGCCGTCGTAGCAGCCGGTCAAAGCATGGTCGACCAGGGCCTTGTCATGGCGTGA
- a CDS encoding DUF6461 domain-containing protein, which yields MTHWIHGPLPHHEETNVVFFRGMSLDALTRGLLSLRRMPLAYGKGTDWGVVMHNMLSWDADDYGATAYGRLCPDGGELVVFETEPCTVKAHRPWFSYYRDGGLITHFIFESPYDRGGEEPDLLLPVLTAANLVGPQADLDGGDIEERIVEAITDFFSLPELEMP from the coding sequence ATGACGCATTGGATACACGGCCCGCTCCCGCACCACGAGGAGACCAACGTCGTCTTTTTCCGGGGGATGTCTTTGGATGCGCTCACGCGAGGACTCCTCAGCCTGCGGCGAATGCCACTCGCGTACGGCAAGGGAACCGACTGGGGAGTGGTGATGCACAACATGCTCAGCTGGGACGCCGACGACTATGGCGCTACCGCATACGGGAGGCTTTGCCCAGACGGCGGCGAGCTCGTCGTCTTCGAGACGGAGCCGTGCACCGTGAAGGCCCACCGCCCCTGGTTCAGCTACTACCGCGACGGGGGCCTGATAACCCACTTCATCTTCGAGAGTCCGTACGACCGCGGAGGTGAGGAGCCCGACCTGCTGTTGCCCGTTCTCACGGCGGCGAATCTGGTCGGGCCACAGGCGGATCTTGACGGGGGTGACATCGAGGAGCGGATCGTTGAGGCGATCACCGATTTCTTCTCTTTGCCCGAACTCGAAATGCCATGA
- a CDS encoding type III effector protein gives MTPTDQPASSSADTPSPASFLAAAAALHAINDALQSARHDVPGTAGTHDVGPEQALASLLLLRQVREQLAGWETGLIETARQAGASWADLAHPLGVASRQAAERRYLRGRPGPAGTTGEQRVQATRERRAAERTTATWARRNAADLRRIAGQITALTDLPTAARNPLSQLHAALAHDDPAVLIHPLNATRPHLTPAHPDLAAQLDALTKSATNPAAPD, from the coding sequence ATGACCCCGACCGACCAGCCGGCATCGTCCAGCGCCGACACACCAAGCCCGGCGTCATTCCTCGCCGCCGCGGCAGCCCTTCACGCCATAAACGACGCCCTGCAGTCCGCCCGGCACGATGTCCCCGGCACTGCCGGGACTCACGACGTCGGCCCGGAGCAGGCCCTGGCCTCTCTTCTACTGTTGCGACAGGTCCGCGAGCAGCTCGCCGGATGGGAAACCGGCCTGATCGAAACCGCCCGCCAGGCGGGTGCCAGCTGGGCGGACCTCGCCCACCCCCTCGGCGTCGCCAGCCGCCAAGCCGCCGAACGCCGCTACCTGAGGGGCCGGCCCGGCCCCGCCGGAACCACCGGCGAACAACGCGTCCAGGCCACCCGCGAACGCCGCGCCGCCGAACGCACCACCGCCACCTGGGCCCGCCGCAACGCAGCCGACCTGCGCCGCATCGCCGGCCAGATCACCGCCCTCACCGACCTGCCCACCGCGGCCCGCAACCCGCTCTCCCAGCTCCACGCGGCCCTCGCCCACGACGACCCCGCCGTCCTCATCCATCCCCTCAACGCCACCCGCCCCCACCTCACCCCCGCCCACCCCGACCTCGCCGCCCAGCTCGATGCCCTGACGAAATCCGCCACGAACCCGGCAGCCCCCGACTGA
- a CDS encoding Hsp20/alpha crystallin family protein, which translates to MLMRTDPFRELDRLAQQLLGPGTWSRPSPMPMDAYREDDQYVVAFDIPGVTADAIDIDVERNMLTVKAERRPATKADDVQMELSERPLGVFSRQIVLADTLDTEHIQADYDAGVLTLRIPITERAKPRKIAIGVGSGRKEISG; encoded by the coding sequence ATGTTGATGCGCACTGACCCCTTCCGTGAGCTGGACCGGCTGGCGCAGCAGCTGCTGGGCCCGGGCACCTGGTCGCGGCCGTCCCCGATGCCGATGGACGCCTACCGCGAGGATGACCAGTACGTGGTGGCCTTCGACATCCCCGGCGTCACCGCGGACGCGATCGACATCGACGTCGAACGGAACATGCTGACCGTCAAGGCTGAGCGCCGGCCCGCGACGAAGGCCGACGACGTGCAGATGGAACTGTCGGAACGGCCGCTGGGCGTCTTCTCCCGCCAGATCGTGCTCGCCGACACCCTGGACACCGAGCACATCCAGGCCGACTACGACGCAGGCGTGCTCACCCTGCGCATCCCGATCACCGAGCGCGCCAAGCCCCGCAAGATCGCCATCGGCGTCGGATCCGGCCGCAAGGAGATCTCCGGCTGA
- a CDS encoding DUF2267 domain-containing protein, whose translation MTVRREAFLDHVKERGEYDTLQEAGRAARVVLALLGAHLVGEVRAQLAARLPEDFALILLNPLQSAEPLPPERFVRATAAWIEGATEQTAAWDVSAVLSTVADAADDDLLKQILLQLPVGYDLLFGRPQPT comes from the coding sequence ATGACGGTGCGACGCGAAGCGTTCCTCGACCATGTGAAGGAACGCGGCGAGTACGACACTCTGCAGGAAGCCGGACGCGCGGCCCGCGTGGTGCTCGCCCTGCTGGGCGCACATCTGGTCGGCGAGGTACGCGCCCAGCTGGCGGCACGTCTGCCGGAAGACTTCGCCCTGATCCTGCTCAACCCGCTGCAGAGCGCCGAGCCGCTGCCCCCGGAGCGGTTCGTGCGTGCGACCGCGGCCTGGATCGAGGGCGCCACCGAACAGACCGCGGCCTGGGACGTCAGCGCCGTCCTCTCCACGGTCGCCGACGCCGCCGACGACGACCTCCTCAAACAGATCCTGCTCCAGCTCCCTGTGGGCTACGACCTCCTGTTCGGCCGTCCCCAGCCCACCTGA
- a CDS encoding DUF2267 domain-containing protein, protein MSDQSAPLQQPYGRAYEQMLEKVRYDGAYPTREKAEEAVRLVLAGLGRQLTGDERVELAARLPFEAARIFTAQIPDTQPLTGWAFVKDLASRTGASLATTRWDTGSVLCVVAALAGLDLLTRILRQLPTGYALLFGRAELIQAA, encoded by the coding sequence ATGTCCGACCAGAGCGCGCCGCTCCAGCAGCCCTACGGCAGGGCGTACGAGCAGATGCTGGAAAAGGTCCGCTACGACGGTGCCTACCCCACCCGGGAGAAGGCCGAGGAAGCCGTCCGCCTCGTCCTCGCCGGACTGGGACGCCAGCTGACCGGCGACGAACGCGTCGAACTGGCCGCCCGCCTTCCCTTCGAAGCCGCACGCATCTTCACCGCCCAGATCCCCGACACCCAGCCGCTGACCGGCTGGGCCTTCGTCAAAGACCTCGCCTCCCGCACCGGCGCCAGTCTGGCCACCACCCGCTGGGACACCGGATCCGTCCTCTGTGTCGTCGCAGCCCTGGCAGGCCTCGATCTCCTCACCCGGATCCTGCGCCAGCTTCCCACCGGCTACGCGCTCTTGTTCGGCCGTGCCGAACTCATCCAAGCCGCATAG
- a CDS encoding SDR family oxidoreductase produces MSETNTVNHHKVALVTGANKGIGYEIAAGLGALGWSVGIGARNEERREAAVDKLRTAGADAFGVPLDVTDDASVTAAARLMEERAGRLDALVNNAGITGGGPQEPTTVDVNRVRAAVETNVIGVIRVTNALLPLLRRSPSPRIVNVSSSVGSLTLQTTPGAETGPISIAYAPSKTFLNAVTVQYAKELADTHILINAVCPGFTATDLNGFRGVRTPQQGAAAAIRLATVSADGPTGRFFDDEGEVPW; encoded by the coding sequence ATGAGTGAGACGAACACCGTGAACCACCACAAGGTCGCGCTGGTGACCGGGGCCAACAAGGGCATCGGGTACGAGATCGCCGCCGGGCTCGGCGCCCTCGGCTGGTCCGTCGGAATCGGCGCGCGGAACGAGGAGCGGCGCGAGGCCGCTGTGGACAAGCTGCGCACGGCAGGAGCCGACGCGTTCGGCGTGCCGCTGGATGTGACCGACGACGCCAGCGTGACAGCGGCGGCTCGGCTGATGGAGGAGCGGGCCGGGCGGCTCGACGCGCTCGTCAACAATGCGGGGATCACCGGCGGCGGACCGCAGGAGCCCACCACGGTCGACGTGAACCGGGTACGGGCGGCCGTGGAGACCAACGTGATCGGCGTCATCCGCGTCACCAACGCCCTGCTCCCTCTGCTGCGCCGCTCGCCGTCGCCGCGGATTGTGAACGTCTCCAGCAGCGTCGGCTCCCTCACACTCCAGACCACGCCTGGCGCCGAGACGGGCCCCATCTCTATCGCCTACGCTCCGTCGAAGACGTTCCTCAACGCCGTCACCGTGCAGTACGCCAAGGAACTGGCCGACACCCACATCCTGATCAACGCCGTCTGCCCCGGCTTCACGGCGACCGACCTCAACGGCTTCCGGGGAGTGCGCACCCCCCAGCAGGGCGCAGCCGCCGCGATCCGGCTGGCCACCGTATCGGCCGACGGGCCGACGGGCCGCTTCTTCGACGACGAGGGAGAGGTGCCCTGGTGA
- a CDS encoding LysR family transcriptional regulator yields METRELRYFVAVAEELHFGRAAQRLGIAQPPLSRAIGGLERRLGTLLLERGSRGVALTVAGAVLLREARAALAAVEAAERRTRRAALAATGRPAVVLAAKAGASGELLAKLLDAYAAEPGAVAVDVVLCGPGEQARLLHDGRADVALLHRPFDDTAGFDTEDLRSEGQVAILPAGHPLSARPHVRLAEVTDLPDLPLPRWPRPDGTFPDGPGPQVRDHTQLTQLIALGRACAVVPESGRTGLREDLTAVPVPDAPHVTTVIAWPPHSRSTAVAGLVRAATAL; encoded by the coding sequence GTGGAGACACGTGAGCTGCGGTACTTCGTCGCGGTCGCCGAAGAGCTGCACTTCGGCCGGGCCGCGCAGCGGCTCGGGATCGCCCAACCCCCGCTGTCGCGGGCGATCGGCGGGCTCGAACGGCGCCTGGGCACCCTCCTGCTGGAGCGCGGCAGCCGGGGTGTCGCCCTGACCGTGGCAGGGGCGGTGCTGCTGCGGGAGGCGCGGGCGGCGCTGGCCGCCGTCGAGGCCGCCGAACGGCGCACCCGCCGGGCCGCCCTCGCGGCGACCGGCCGCCCCGCCGTGGTCTTGGCCGCGAAGGCGGGCGCCTCCGGTGAACTGCTGGCGAAACTCCTCGACGCCTACGCCGCCGAGCCCGGCGCCGTCGCCGTGGACGTCGTGCTGTGCGGACCGGGCGAGCAGGCACGGTTGCTGCACGACGGCCGGGCCGACGTAGCCCTGCTGCATCGGCCATTCGACGACACGGCCGGCTTCGACACCGAGGACCTGCGCTCCGAGGGTCAGGTCGCGATCCTCCCGGCGGGCCACCCTCTCAGCGCCCGCCCCCACGTGCGGCTCGCCGAGGTCACCGACCTTCCCGACCTGCCCCTGCCCCGCTGGCCTCGCCCTGACGGCACCTTCCCGGACGGCCCCGGACCGCAGGTGCGCGACCACACGCAACTCACCCAGCTCATCGCCCTCGGCCGCGCCTGCGCGGTCGTGCCGGAGTCGGGCCGCACCGGCCTGCGCGAGGACCTCACCGCCGTACCGGTCCCCGACGCCCCCCACGTCACCACGGTCATCGCCTGGCCACCGCACAGCCGCTCCACGGCGGTCGCGGGGCTGGTCCGCGCCGCCACTGCCCTGTGA
- a CDS encoding transposase encodes MPKSYPKEFREDVVRVSRNREPGVTLEQIAADFGVHPITLSKWLRRADSDEGARPVTASGESAELRGARKRIRLLEQEKEVLRRAAAYLSQANLPAK; translated from the coding sequence GTGCCCAAGTCGTATCCGAAGGAGTTCCGCGAGGACGTCGTGCGGGTCTCGCGCAATCGCGAGCCCGGCGTCACGCTGGAGCAAATCGCCGCCGACTTCGGCGTCCACCCGATCACGCTGTCGAAGTGGCTGCGCCGCGCCGACTCCGACGAGGGCGCCAGGCCCGTGACGGCGTCGGGTGAGTCGGCCGAGTTGCGCGGGGCCCGGAAGCGGATCCGGCTGCTGGAGCAGGAGAAGGAGGTGCTCAGGAGGGCTGCGGCGTATCTGTCGCAGGCGAACCTGCCGGCAAAATGA
- a CDS encoding acetylxylan esterase, producing MPGAGAGRQPYYRWLACPVSAAELVEAYRANALFDAHRDDPEFGHRFLLDEARAAGEPMAERTARRICRDNGWWSTFGGEPVKGWLRLPGTATEPLPAVVKYVGCGGGRGHVLENLLGGPPSTPISRWTGAGRARAGGAAPSSRSALISIAN from the coding sequence GTGCCGGGTGCTGGGGCTGGCCGCCAGCCCTACTACCGGTGGCTGGCCTGCCCGGTCAGCGCCGCCGAGCTGGTCGAGGCGTATCGGGCCAATGCCCTGTTCGACGCGCATCGCGACGATCCCGAGTTCGGTCACCGGTTCCTGCTCGACGAGGCCCGCGCCGCCGGTGAGCCTATGGCTGAGCGGACCGCCCGGCGGATCTGCCGGGACAACGGCTGGTGGAGCACCTTCGGCGGGGAGCCGGTCAAGGGGTGGCTGCGCCTGCCGGGGACGGCGACCGAACCGCTTCCGGCGGTCGTGAAGTACGTCGGTTGTGGCGGTGGACGGGGGCATGTGCTGGAGAACCTGCTCGGCGGGCCGCCGAGTACGCCCATCTCCAGATGGACAGGCGCGGGCAGGGCTCGGGCTGGAGGGGCCGCCCCCTCCAGCCGCAGCGCGCTGATCAGCATTGCGAACTGA